Proteins from a single region of Ziziphus jujuba cultivar Dongzao chromosome 1, ASM3175591v1:
- the LOC125420701 gene encoding probable disease resistance protein At4g14610: protein MRAQKLEELNSRKDDKESRMRAELLPGKRPKKEAQLWLARVEKINSEILTIQQELRGKHLSRACLGKTLPHSGDRLPMPNTFLVGQATFNKKIEEIWTCLMDDGVRKIGVYGMGWIGKTTAAKTINNRLLTEKDKFENVIWVTVPDPSSIFKLQDAIACKLKLDLSEEYGDETTRAAKLCAELSKRRRYVIIPDDLWEAYHLEDVGIPEPSLENGCKLVLTTRSYDVSRRMHCKSIKMELLSKDETLKLFLDKVGHDVLCVPNLKAIMPKVAEECACLPLPIIAVAGILSGIVDSEWKIALEELKMFQNGLMGREVLCLRS from the exons ATGAGAGCACAAAAATTGGAAGAATTAAATAGTAGGAAGGACGACAAAGAATCAAGAATGAGAGCAGAGCTTCTTCCAGGGAAGAGGCCAAAGAAGGAAGCTCAGCTATGGTTGGCCAGGGTAGAAAAGATTAATAGTGAAATCCTAACCATACAACAAGAACTCCGAGGGAAACACTTGTCTCGTGCATGCCTTGGAA AAACACTTCCGCATTCTGGAGACCGACTGCCAATGCCAAACACATTTCTAGTAGGTCAAGCcactttcaacaaaaaaatagaagaaatttgGACATGCTTGATGGATGATGGAGTTAGAAAAATTGGAGTTTATGGCATGGGCTGGATTGGTAAGACAACTGCTGCAAAAACTATTAACAATCGTCTCTTAACAGAGAAAGATAAGTTTGAAAATGTAATTTGGGTAACTGTACCAGACCCTTCAAGTATTTTCAAGTTACAAGATGCAATTGCATGCAAGTTGAAGCTGGATCTTTCAGAAGAATATGGAGATGAAACGACAAGGGCAGCAAAGTTATGTGCAGAATTGAGTAAACGAAGGAGATATGTTATCATCCCTGATGATTTGTGGGAAGCATATCATCTTGAGGATGTAGGAATACCTGAGCCATCTTTGGAAAATGGATGTAAGTTAGTATTGACTACTCGATCTTATGATGTCAGTCGTCGCATGCACTGCAAGAGTATCAAAATGGAGCTTCTTTCTAAAGATGAGACATTGAAGCTGTTCCTAGACAAAGTTGGGCATGATGTTTTATGTGTTCCTAATTTGAAAGCAATTATGCCGAAGGTTGCTGAAGAATGTGCCTGTTTACCTCTACCAATCATCGCGGTAGCAGGAATTTTGAGTGGCATTGTCGATAGTGAGTGGAAGATTGCATTAGAGGAGCTAAAGATGTTTCAAAATGGCCTAATGGGACGGGAAGTGTTGTGCTTGAGAAGTTGA